The following coding sequences are from one Halomonas sp. HAL1 window:
- the glgB gene encoding 1,4-alpha-glucan branching protein GlgB, translated as MNNVIHTRPLLDRSLWLTEEDASALAQGTHRDPFAILGIHSDGKGQFLRVFLPGAVGVDVLDRDGGSVRCCLTGMQIPGLFAARLPHAAPYLLRIRWPQGEQITEDPYSFGLLLGEMDLYLLGEGNHRQLGHCLGAQPMTVDGVNGVRFAVWAPNAQRVSVVGNFNSWDGRRHIMRLRIAAGVWEIFVPRLGPGEAYKYEVVEAHGAIGLRADPVALATEAPPSTASVVADTTPFTWHDDAWIAQRQNIHDSTHPISIYEVHAASWRKHGGDNGELYSWRDLAEQLIPYVLDMGFTHVELLPIMEHPFGGSWGYQPLSQFAPSARFGKPADFAYFVDECHRAGLGVILDWVPAHFPTDPHGLARFDGTALYEYEHPFEGFHQDWDTYIYNLGRREVHGFMLASALHWLRHFHVDALRVDAVASMLYRNYSRNEGEWIPNRFGGHENLETIDFLRHLNDVISEEAPGTIVIAEESTAWPGVTQPTKEGGLGFAYKWNMGWMHDTLEYIAKDPVYRNYSHHDMTFPMVYAFSEHYVLPISHDEVVHGKGSLIGKMPGDEWQKFANLRAYLAIMWSQPGKKLLFMGCEYGQWREWSHDRELDWSLLAEARHAGVHRLLSDLNRCYVELPALHQCDSEPRGFTWVVGNDNTNSVFAWLRWSATGEPLLVVANMTPIPRMGYRLGVPLTGGWEECLNSDAECYGGSNMGNLGRLTAEDSPLHGQIASLELTLPPLAVLLLRPAGMPHTD; from the coding sequence ATGAATAATGTTATTCACACCCGACCCCTTCTGGATCGCAGCTTGTGGTTGACTGAGGAAGACGCCAGCGCTCTAGCGCAAGGAACCCATCGCGATCCCTTCGCCATCCTCGGTATTCACAGTGATGGCAAAGGGCAGTTTTTGCGCGTATTCCTACCCGGCGCGGTAGGGGTTGATGTACTCGACCGCGACGGCGGCAGTGTGCGTTGCTGCCTGACGGGCATGCAAATCCCTGGCCTATTCGCTGCCCGGCTGCCGCATGCGGCTCCCTATCTGCTGCGTATTCGCTGGCCCCAAGGCGAACAGATAACCGAGGACCCGTATAGCTTCGGCCTGCTGCTGGGCGAAATGGATCTCTACCTGCTAGGCGAAGGCAATCATCGGCAGCTGGGGCACTGCCTGGGTGCCCAGCCCATGACGGTGGATGGCGTCAACGGCGTGCGCTTCGCCGTTTGGGCGCCGAATGCCCAGCGTGTTTCCGTCGTGGGTAACTTCAATAGCTGGGACGGCAGACGACACATAATGCGCCTGCGCATCGCTGCCGGGGTGTGGGAGATATTCGTACCGCGCCTTGGGCCTGGGGAGGCGTACAAATATGAGGTGGTCGAGGCCCACGGTGCGATTGGCCTGCGTGCCGACCCAGTTGCTTTAGCCACCGAAGCACCGCCCTCTACCGCCTCGGTGGTAGCTGATACCACCCCCTTTACCTGGCATGACGACGCATGGATCGCCCAGCGGCAAAATATCCATGACTCGACCCATCCAATAAGCATTTATGAAGTGCACGCTGCCTCCTGGCGCAAACATGGCGGCGACAACGGCGAACTCTATAGTTGGCGTGATCTGGCCGAGCAATTAATACCTTATGTGCTGGACATGGGGTTCACCCACGTCGAGCTATTGCCCATCATGGAGCACCCGTTCGGCGGCTCCTGGGGTTACCAGCCGCTGAGCCAGTTTGCGCCTAGCGCCCGCTTCGGTAAACCTGCCGACTTTGCCTACTTCGTTGATGAGTGCCATCGCGCAGGGCTGGGCGTCATTCTCGACTGGGTGCCGGCCCACTTTCCCACCGACCCCCACGGTTTGGCACGCTTTGATGGCACCGCTCTGTACGAATATGAGCATCCTTTTGAGGGGTTCCATCAGGATTGGGACACCTATATCTATAATCTGGGAAGGCGCGAAGTGCATGGTTTTATGCTCGCCTCGGCACTGCACTGGCTGCGGCATTTCCATGTCGATGCACTACGTGTCGATGCCGTTGCCTCAATGCTCTATCGCAACTACTCCCGTAACGAAGGCGAGTGGATTCCCAACCGCTTTGGTGGTCACGAAAACCTGGAAACCATCGACTTCCTGCGCCACCTCAATGACGTCATCAGCGAGGAAGCCCCCGGCACCATCGTTATTGCCGAGGAGTCAACCGCTTGGCCCGGTGTCACCCAGCCGACCAAGGAGGGCGGGCTGGGCTTTGCCTATAAATGGAACATGGGTTGGATGCACGACACACTGGAATACATCGCCAAGGACCCGGTATATCGCAACTACTCGCATCACGATATGACCTTTCCGATGGTCTACGCTTTCTCTGAGCACTACGTCTTGCCGATTTCTCACGACGAAGTAGTCCACGGCAAGGGGTCGCTGATCGGTAAGATGCCCGGCGATGAGTGGCAGAAGTTCGCCAATCTCCGCGCCTATCTTGCCATCATGTGGTCGCAACCCGGTAAGAAGCTGCTGTTTATGGGCTGCGAGTACGGTCAGTGGCGGGAGTGGAGCCACGACCGTGAGCTGGATTGGTCGCTGCTCGCCGAAGCCCGGCATGCCGGTGTCCACCGTTTACTTAGCGACCTTAACCGCTGCTACGTCGAGCTGCCCGCTCTGCACCAATGCGATAGCGAACCACGGGGATTTACCTGGGTCGTGGGCAATGACAACACCAATAGCGTTTTTGCCTGGCTACGCTGGAGTGCCACCGGTGAGCCGTTGCTGGTGGTTGCCAATATGACCCCAATTCCACGTATGGGTTATCGGCTGGGCGTGCCGCTGACTGGGGGGTGGGAAGAATGTCTTAACAGTGACGCGGAGTGCTATGGCGGTTCCAACATGGGCAACCTGGGTCGGCTAACCGCTGAAGACTCCCCCCTGCATGGGCAAATCGCCAGCCTGGAGTTGACGCTACCGCCACTCGCGGTATTGCTGCTACGTCCGGCCGGCATGCCCCACACTGACTGA
- the treS gene encoding maltose alpha-D-glucosyltransferase — protein MMDASSETHAVEAMDFLDDPLWYKDAVIYQVHVKAFFDANDDGIGDFEGLIQKLDYIVSLGVNTIWILPFYPSPRRDDGYDIAEYTSVSPDYGTLEDAQRFINEAHRRGLRVLTELVINHTSDQHEWFQRARQAPAGSPERDFYVWSDTDQKYPGTRIIFLDTESSNWTWDPVAGAYFWHRFYSHQPDLNFDNPVVLEEILKVMEYWLDMGVDGLRLDAIPYLVEREGTNNENLPETHVVLKKIRAVLDERYPDRMLLAEANQWPEDTRPYFGDGDECHMAFHFPLMPRMYMALAQEDRFPITDILRQTPEIPATCQWAIFLRNHDELTLEMVTDKERDYLWNHYAADRRARINLGIRRRLAPLLERDRRRIELLNSLLLSMPGTPVLYYGDEIGMGDNIYLGDRDGVRTPMQWSVDRNGGFSRADPAKLVLPPIMDPLYGYQTVNVEAQIRDSHSLLSNMRRLLAVRSQHRAFSRGTMRPLYPSNRHILAYLREMTLDNGETETLLCVANVASTAQAVELDLSAFSGQVPVEMVGGSAFPPVGKLAYLLTLPPYGFFWFLLAPATAMPEWHVPVPEPMPDFVTLIIKKRLNEIFEETPRRLLERETLPSYLPKRRWFAAKQARIEEVHLHATASLEHSGHTLLFSEVEVKHGQGSERYQLPLAFLGEDEQSNPLPQQLAMARVRRFHEVGLLTDAVTLDAFTLAVLENMRLGTVLPYEKGEIHFLPTAAFAELTLPEHLEVVQQSAEQSNSSVIINHQLVLKLFRRLEPGIHPEAEIGSYLTERGFTHTVPLYGVVTRLEEGATQTLMILQGFIDNQGDAWSWTRNKLERAIREAVADDERASEPKAEARYGAFEELAEFATTLGRRLGELHMVLATPSDDPAFTPEVAGPSHVQHWTQRVTQRVEEALNVLEQHKNTANEAEQRLADIILARRATLMDAIKKMAELAQGSLLTRIHGDLHLGQVLVAHDDAFIIDFEGEPARPLEERRAKDSPLRDVAGMLRSFDYAYAKVEEARPGDNEGADTHTGTSHAVVEQYLLKGRQAFLNAYWLATMEIPHEWKQASGAAAAVDLFVLEKTAYETAYEAANRPEWLGVPLHGLAALIEQLSPGEPHE, from the coding sequence ATGATGGATGCCAGCAGCGAAACACACGCCGTCGAGGCGATGGATTTCCTCGATGACCCACTCTGGTATAAGGATGCGGTGATTTACCAGGTACACGTGAAGGCCTTCTTCGATGCCAACGACGACGGTATCGGCGATTTCGAAGGTTTGATTCAGAAGCTGGACTATATCGTCAGCCTGGGCGTTAACACGATTTGGATTTTACCGTTCTACCCCTCGCCGCGTCGCGACGATGGTTACGATATCGCTGAATACACTAGCGTTAGCCCCGATTACGGCACGCTAGAGGATGCCCAGCGCTTTATCAACGAGGCCCACCGGCGCGGCCTGCGCGTATTGACCGAACTGGTCATCAACCATACGTCTGACCAACACGAGTGGTTTCAACGCGCCAGACAGGCGCCAGCAGGATCACCGGAACGCGACTTCTATGTGTGGTCAGACACCGACCAAAAGTACCCCGGCACACGCATCATCTTTCTGGACACCGAATCCTCCAACTGGACCTGGGACCCGGTGGCCGGCGCCTACTTCTGGCATCGTTTCTACTCCCACCAGCCGGATCTCAACTTCGATAACCCCGTGGTACTCGAGGAGATTCTCAAGGTCATGGAGTACTGGCTCGATATGGGGGTCGATGGCCTCCGCCTGGATGCCATTCCCTATTTGGTCGAGCGCGAAGGCACCAACAACGAAAACCTGCCCGAAACTCATGTGGTGCTCAAAAAGATCCGCGCGGTGCTCGACGAGCGCTACCCTGACCGCATGTTGCTCGCCGAAGCCAACCAGTGGCCCGAGGATACCCGGCCCTACTTCGGCGATGGCGATGAGTGCCACATGGCGTTCCACTTCCCTTTAATGCCGCGCATGTACATGGCTCTCGCCCAGGAAGACCGCTTCCCAATTACCGATATTCTGCGCCAAACCCCGGAAATACCGGCCACCTGCCAGTGGGCGATCTTTTTGCGTAATCACGACGAACTGACCCTTGAAATGGTGACCGATAAGGAGCGCGACTACCTCTGGAATCACTACGCCGCCGACCGTCGGGCTCGTATTAATTTGGGCATTCGTCGTCGGTTAGCGCCGTTGCTGGAGCGCGACCGGCGGCGTATTGAGCTGCTTAACAGCCTGCTGCTCTCCATGCCGGGCACGCCGGTGCTCTATTACGGTGACGAGATTGGTATGGGTGACAATATCTATCTCGGCGACCGTGACGGCGTGCGCACGCCCATGCAGTGGTCGGTGGATCGCAACGGCGGCTTCTCCCGCGCCGACCCGGCCAAGCTCGTGCTACCGCCGATCATGGATCCGCTCTACGGCTATCAAACGGTCAATGTCGAAGCACAAATTCGTGACTCGCACTCGCTGCTTAGCAATATGCGGCGGCTACTCGCAGTACGCAGCCAGCACCGTGCTTTCAGCCGTGGCACCATGCGGCCACTCTACCCCTCCAATCGGCATATTCTCGCCTACCTACGCGAGATGACACTCGATAATGGCGAAACAGAAACACTGCTGTGCGTGGCCAATGTAGCCAGCACTGCCCAGGCGGTGGAGCTCGATCTTTCCGCGTTTTCCGGTCAGGTGCCGGTAGAAATGGTCGGCGGAAGCGCTTTTCCACCGGTGGGTAAACTGGCTTACCTGCTGACGCTGCCTCCTTACGGTTTTTTCTGGTTCTTGCTGGCCCCGGCTACCGCCATGCCGGAGTGGCATGTGCCTGTACCAGAGCCCATGCCGGATTTCGTTACGCTGATTATCAAAAAGCGCCTTAACGAGATTTTTGAGGAGACACCCAGGCGACTACTCGAACGCGAGACGCTGCCCAGCTACCTGCCCAAGCGACGTTGGTTCGCCGCCAAGCAGGCGCGTATTGAGGAAGTCCACTTACACGCCACTGCCAGCCTTGAGCACAGCGGCCATACGCTGCTGTTTAGCGAAGTGGAGGTCAAACATGGTCAAGGCAGCGAGCGCTACCAACTGCCGCTGGCTTTCCTGGGCGAAGATGAACAGAGCAATCCGCTACCCCAACAGCTCGCCATGGCCCGTGTTCGTCGCTTCCACGAAGTGGGGCTACTCACCGATGCGGTCACCCTGGATGCCTTTACACTGGCGGTACTAGAAAACATGCGCCTAGGCACCGTGCTGCCTTATGAGAAAGGAGAAATTCATTTCTTGCCAACCGCCGCCTTCGCCGAACTGACACTTCCCGAGCACCTCGAGGTGGTGCAGCAGAGTGCCGAGCAATCCAATAGCTCGGTGATCATCAATCATCAATTAGTGCTCAAGCTGTTCCGACGCTTGGAGCCAGGCATTCATCCCGAAGCGGAAATCGGCAGTTACCTGACTGAGCGGGGCTTTACGCATACCGTGCCTTTGTACGGCGTGGTCACCCGGCTCGAAGAGGGAGCCACGCAAACGCTCATGATTCTGCAAGGCTTCATCGACAACCAGGGCGATGCCTGGTCATGGACGCGCAATAAGCTGGAACGTGCCATTCGTGAAGCGGTGGCGGACGACGAACGGGCAAGCGAGCCAAAAGCCGAAGCCCGCTACGGCGCCTTCGAGGAGCTGGCAGAGTTTGCCACGACCTTAGGGCGTCGATTGGGTGAGCTGCATATGGTGCTGGCGACGCCCAGCGACGACCCAGCATTCACGCCCGAAGTCGCCGGTCCCTCCCATGTGCAGCACTGGACACAACGCGTGACGCAGCGTGTTGAGGAAGCGCTAAACGTGCTGGAGCAGCACAAGAACACTGCCAACGAAGCCGAACAGCGGCTTGCCGACATTATTTTGGCTCGCCGCGCTACGTTGATGGATGCCATCAAAAAGATGGCGGAACTTGCCCAAGGCAGCCTACTCACCCGTATTCATGGCGATCTACATCTTGGCCAAGTTCTGGTGGCTCATGATGATGCCTTCATCATCGATTTTGAAGGCGAACCGGCCAGGCCCTTGGAAGAGCGTCGCGCGAAGGATAGCCCGCTGCGCGATGTGGCTGGCATGTTGCGCTCCTTCGACTACGCCTATGCCAAGGTGGAGGAAGCCCGGCCCGGCGACAATGAAGGCGCTGATACGCATACCGGCACCAGCCATGCGGTGGTGGAGCAGTACCTGCTTAAAGGTCGCCAAGCCTTTCTCAACGCTTATTGGCTGGCCACCATGGAAATACCCCACGAATGGAAGCAAGCCAGCGGAGCCGCTGCGGCGGTGGATCTGTTCGTGCTGGAAAAGACGGCTTACGAAACCGCCTACGAAGCCGCCAACCGCCCCGAATGGTTGGGTGTGCCGCTGCACGGCTTAGCTGCCCTCATCGAACAACTTAGCCCAGGAGAGCCACATGAATAA
- a CDS encoding alpha-1,4-glucan--maltose-1-phosphate maltosyltransferase — protein sequence MSSPVYPTSGALPAQSQHQDHGLAATHAPRIAIEAVTPSLDQGRFATKAIVNETVVVKATIFADGHDVLAAAICWHDDEGQQQRAPMSQVEPLGLDVWEGSFTPLRVGRHGFIIEAWWDVYATYHYELAKKHQAGVPIGLELEEGRQLVEQAAERSEGTLYESLSDLLEQFRLVQNDADRVALLLDDETTRLMHEADTRPHLTRSDALYPLEVERLKARFASWYELFPRSETDDPNRHGTFKDVHRRLPLIRDMGFDVLYFPPIHPIGRAYRKGPNNSLEAGPNDPGSPYAIGSEEGGHDAIHPELGTREDFRDLVRVAADHGLEIALDFAIQCSPDHPWLKEHPGWFSWRPDGSIRYAENPPKKYQDIVNVDFYAEEAIPSLWLELRNVVQGWVDEGVKIFRVDNPHTKPLPFWEWLIADLRQRDPDVIFLAEAFTRPAMMLRLGKLGFTQSYTYFTWRHTKAELTEYFTQLNESPLRDGYRPNFFVNTPDINPYFLQSSGRAGFLIRAALATMGSGLWGMYSGFELCEGAPVPDKEEYLDSEKYQIRLRDYSAPGNIIYEIAQLNRIRRENPALHSHLGLTFHAVHNDRLLLFAKRTELSDEAILVAVNLDPFEPQEGAFELPMALFELPDEAALHVEDLMSGRQWTWHGKWQSMHLDPSVMPFAIWRLRPVH from the coding sequence ATGAGTTCACCTGTCTATCCCACGTCCGGGGCTCTCCCGGCACAGAGTCAACACCAGGACCATGGCCTAGCGGCCACCCATGCCCCGCGCATTGCCATTGAAGCCGTCACCCCTTCCCTGGATCAAGGGCGCTTTGCGACCAAGGCCATCGTTAACGAAACGGTAGTGGTGAAAGCAACCATCTTCGCGGACGGACACGATGTGCTGGCAGCGGCTATCTGCTGGCATGACGATGAGGGGCAGCAACAGCGCGCGCCCATGAGCCAGGTCGAGCCCCTCGGCCTGGATGTATGGGAAGGGAGTTTCACCCCTCTCCGGGTGGGCCGCCATGGTTTTATTATTGAAGCCTGGTGGGATGTGTATGCCACTTATCACTACGAACTTGCCAAGAAACACCAGGCGGGGGTTCCCATCGGGCTCGAACTGGAAGAAGGCAGACAACTGGTGGAACAAGCCGCCGAGCGTAGCGAAGGAACGCTTTATGAATCACTGTCTGACCTCCTTGAGCAATTCCGGCTGGTGCAGAATGATGCAGACCGCGTCGCGCTGCTATTAGATGATGAAACCACTAGATTGATGCACGAAGCGGATACTCGTCCGCACCTAACCAGAAGCGACGCCCTCTATCCGCTCGAAGTCGAACGGCTTAAAGCGCGTTTTGCCAGCTGGTACGAACTGTTCCCCCGCTCGGAAACCGACGATCCCAATCGCCACGGCACGTTCAAGGATGTGCACAGGCGGCTACCGTTAATCCGCGACATGGGCTTTGACGTACTCTATTTTCCGCCTATCCATCCCATCGGTCGGGCGTATCGCAAAGGGCCTAACAACAGCCTTGAAGCCGGGCCGAACGACCCAGGCAGCCCTTACGCCATTGGTAGCGAAGAAGGCGGACATGACGCCATCCATCCTGAACTTGGCACCCGCGAAGATTTCCGCGATCTGGTGCGTGTCGCGGCGGATCATGGCCTAGAGATAGCGCTCGATTTTGCCATTCAGTGTTCACCGGATCACCCCTGGCTAAAGGAGCACCCCGGCTGGTTCTCCTGGCGGCCCGACGGCTCAATTCGCTATGCAGAGAACCCGCCAAAGAAATATCAGGATATTGTCAACGTCGATTTCTACGCCGAAGAAGCGATTCCCTCGCTGTGGCTTGAACTGCGCAATGTGGTTCAAGGCTGGGTCGATGAAGGGGTAAAGATATTTCGGGTTGATAACCCACACACCAAGCCGCTGCCCTTTTGGGAATGGTTAATTGCCGATCTTCGCCAACGTGATCCCGATGTGATTTTCCTGGCGGAGGCCTTTACCCGCCCGGCCATGATGCTGCGCCTGGGCAAGCTGGGCTTCACGCAGAGTTATACCTATTTTACTTGGCGCCATACCAAGGCGGAGTTAACCGAATACTTCACGCAACTCAATGAATCGCCCCTGCGTGACGGCTATCGGCCCAACTTTTTCGTTAACACACCGGATATCAATCCCTATTTTCTGCAATCGTCTGGGCGGGCGGGATTCCTGATTCGCGCGGCGCTGGCCACCATGGGATCAGGATTGTGGGGCATGTACTCCGGCTTTGAACTCTGCGAAGGCGCACCGGTACCCGACAAGGAGGAATACCTCGATTCAGAGAAGTACCAGATTCGCCTGCGCGACTATAGCGCCCCCGGCAACATCATCTATGAGATCGCCCAACTCAACCGCATCCGTCGCGAGAATCCGGCGCTGCATAGCCATCTTGGGCTGACCTTCCATGCGGTACACAACGACCGGCTTCTTCTCTTCGCCAAGCGCACCGAACTAAGCGACGAGGCCATCTTGGTCGCCGTCAACCTTGACCCGTTTGAGCCTCAGGAGGGCGCCTTTGAGTTGCCCATGGCGCTATTCGAACTTCCCGATGAGGCGGCGCTGCATGTGGAGGATCTCATGAGTGGCCGTCAATGGACTTGGCATGGCAAATGGCAATCGATGCACTTAGACCCCAGCGTTATGCCGTTCGCCATTTGGCGACTTCGCCCGGTTCACTAG
- the glgX gene encoding glycogen debranching protein GlgX, translated as MNTSHPSRDSDKSVAADETPSVMRHARVHEGSSFPLGATWDGLGVNFALFSANATRVELCLFDETGEQEVARVELPEYTDEVWHGYLPDARPGQLYGYRVHGPYAPEEGHRFNPNKLLLDPYAKQIVGDLQWDEALFGYTIGHPDGDLSFDERDSAPFMPRCRVIDPAFTWGRSRGVQLPWDHTIVYETHVRGYTMRHPSVPEALRGTFAGLMVNDVVDYIRSLGVSSVELLPIHAFVDDQRLLEQGLRNYWGYNTLGFFAPHSRYISGDSINEFKELVARYHAADLEVILDVVYNHTAEGNELGPTLSLKGIDNASYYRLMPDELRYYIDDTGTGNTLNLSHQRVLQMVADSLRYWATEMRVDGFRFDLATILGREPHGFDEGGGFLDSCRQDPVLSQVKLIAEPWDCGPGGYQVGGFPPGWAEWNDRYRDTVRAFWRGDEGQLPELATRLMASADFFKRRGRRPFASVNFVTAHDGYTLFDLVAYNDKHNEANGEDNKDGHGHNLSWNHGVEGPTDDEDIQALRLRQIRNFIATTLFSQGTPMLLAGDELLRTQQGNNNAYCQDNEISWVDWNLDGDAHAMIEYLRRVIALRLRYPILRRGRFLSGEYNEEMGLKEVTWLAPDGAEMDIERWEDTEARTLGLLLDGRAQPSGIRRAGADVTLLLIFNAHHEAVAFQLPAAPSGSGWLCRLDTSQTIEEAPFQRAFGEEHRMEGRSLALLELVQHGEGVVT; from the coding sequence ATGAATACAAGCCACCCCTCGCGGGACAGCGATAAGTCCGTTGCCGCCGACGAAACCCCAAGCGTTATGCGGCACGCACGTGTTCACGAAGGGTCGTCGTTTCCTTTAGGGGCGACCTGGGATGGGCTAGGCGTTAATTTCGCGCTGTTCTCCGCGAATGCCACCCGAGTTGAACTATGCCTGTTTGATGAAACCGGCGAACAGGAAGTGGCGCGTGTTGAGCTGCCCGAATACACCGATGAAGTTTGGCATGGCTACCTACCCGACGCCCGCCCCGGCCAGCTTTACGGTTACCGTGTGCATGGGCCTTACGCGCCCGAGGAAGGCCACCGTTTCAACCCCAACAAGCTGCTGCTCGACCCTTACGCCAAGCAGATTGTGGGTGACCTGCAATGGGATGAAGCGCTGTTTGGTTACACCATCGGCCATCCCGATGGTGATTTAAGTTTCGATGAGCGGGACAGTGCACCGTTTATGCCACGTTGCCGAGTAATCGACCCGGCCTTCACCTGGGGGCGCTCACGAGGCGTGCAGCTGCCTTGGGATCACACCATTGTTTATGAGACCCATGTGCGTGGCTACACCATGCGTCATCCGTCGGTGCCGGAAGCACTTCGCGGTACCTTTGCCGGGCTGATGGTCAACGATGTGGTTGACTACATCCGCTCGCTTGGCGTGTCGTCAGTGGAGCTATTGCCGATCCACGCCTTCGTTGATGATCAGCGCTTGTTAGAGCAAGGGCTACGCAATTACTGGGGCTACAACACGCTCGGTTTTTTCGCCCCCCATTCGCGCTATATCTCTGGCGACAGCATTAATGAATTTAAAGAGTTGGTGGCGCGCTATCATGCCGCCGACCTTGAGGTCATCCTCGATGTGGTCTACAACCACACCGCCGAGGGCAACGAACTAGGCCCCACCCTTTCCCTTAAGGGCATCGACAACGCCTCTTACTATCGGCTGATGCCCGACGAACTGCGCTACTACATCGACGATACCGGCACGGGTAACACCCTTAATCTGAGCCATCAGCGTGTGTTGCAAATGGTCGCTGACTCACTGCGCTACTGGGCCACCGAGATGCGTGTTGATGGTTTCCGCTTTGACTTGGCGACCATTCTTGGCCGCGAACCCCACGGCTTCGACGAGGGCGGCGGTTTTCTCGACTCTTGCCGACAGGATCCCGTTCTAAGCCAAGTCAAGCTAATTGCCGAACCCTGGGACTGCGGACCCGGCGGCTACCAAGTCGGTGGCTTTCCGCCGGGCTGGGCGGAGTGGAATGACCGCTACCGGGATACGGTACGCGCGTTCTGGCGCGGCGATGAAGGGCAGTTACCGGAGCTTGCTACCCGGCTAATGGCGTCGGCGGATTTCTTCAAGCGGCGTGGACGGCGGCCTTTCGCCTCGGTCAACTTCGTGACGGCCCACGATGGCTATACCCTTTTTGATCTGGTGGCCTACAACGATAAGCATAACGAGGCGAACGGTGAGGATAACAAGGATGGCCATGGCCACAATTTATCGTGGAACCATGGCGTCGAAGGCCCTACTGACGATGAGGATATCCAGGCATTACGGCTGCGTCAGATCCGTAACTTTATCGCTACCACGCTGTTCTCCCAAGGCACGCCGATGCTGCTGGCAGGCGATGAACTTCTACGCACCCAGCAAGGCAACAATAACGCCTACTGCCAGGATAACGAGATCAGCTGGGTGGACTGGAACTTAGACGGTGACGCCCACGCCATGATTGAGTACCTGAGGCGGGTGATCGCGCTGCGATTGCGCTACCCCATCCTGCGGCGAGGTCGCTTCCTTTCCGGTGAGTACAACGAAGAAATGGGGCTCAAGGAAGTAACATGGCTGGCCCCGGACGGTGCCGAAATGGATATTGAGCGCTGGGAAGATACCGAGGCGCGCACACTCGGCCTCTTACTCGATGGTCGCGCCCAGCCTTCCGGCATACGCCGTGCGGGGGCCGATGTCACCTTGCTGCTAATTTTCAATGCGCACCACGAGGCCGTCGCTTTTCAACTACCGGCCGCCCCGAGTGGTAGCGGATGGTTATGCCGCCTCGACACCAGCCAAACCATTGAGGAAGCCCCCTTCCAGCGCGCCTTTGGTGAGGAACATAGGATGGAAGGTCGTTCACTGGCCCTGCTAGAGCTCGTACAGCACGGCGAAGGCGTCGTTACCTAG
- a CDS encoding DUF2934 domain-containing protein, with protein MTDEERVRQLAYSIWEAEGRPEGQQQRHWDRALKIVAAEQAASNDADLEEVGEPLDETPILEEDLPLEDDEVGIQENRLPLEDPDGDPAFDEAPFRDDTVVGQDLPVQDRGHPPQAPTDPDATASSMEPLPEDSATVARTRRPRRSSDPLAASEETNTTKTANTPKKAGKAATAKKTDAKTAKKVTPKAKKTNTPKTSDPES; from the coding sequence ATGACTGACGAAGAACGCGTACGTCAACTGGCCTACAGCATCTGGGAAGCTGAAGGACGCCCCGAAGGCCAACAGCAACGCCATTGGGACAGAGCGTTAAAGATCGTTGCCGCTGAGCAAGCAGCCAGTAACGACGCCGATTTGGAAGAAGTCGGTGAGCCTCTGGACGAAACACCTATCTTGGAGGAGGACTTGCCGCTAGAGGATGACGAGGTGGGCATACAGGAGAACCGTTTACCGCTGGAAGACCCCGACGGCGACCCCGCCTTTGATGAAGCTCCCTTTCGCGACGACACCGTAGTCGGGCAGGATCTGCCGGTACAGGATCGTGGCCATCCGCCCCAGGCACCCACCGATCCCGACGCTACAGCGAGTTCGATGGAGCCACTGCCTGAGGACTCCGCCACGGTGGCGCGTACCCGCCGCCCGCGGCGTAGCAGCGACCCGCTGGCCGCTAGCGAAGAGACGAACACAACTAAGACAGCCAACACACCTAAGAAAGCGGGTAAGGCGGCAACGGCTAAAAAGACAGATGCCAAGACAGCGAAAAAAGTGACACCAAAGGCGAAGAAAACCAACACGCCTAAGACAAGCGACCCCGAGAGTTAA